The DNA window TACAAGGAACTTTTAACGAGTAACCCAACATTTCAACAAATGGAGCGCCAGTAAGTGCTGCTAGGTTCGTTTCTTACTAATAAATTTCGAGCTCTGAAGGGAGTTGCCTTCGGTGTGAGTGCGTGGGCTAAATTCATACCATCGCTTCTTCGCTTAGAGGATCGAGCAACACCGATTGTTTTCGTAATTGGTACAGGGCGTTCCGGGACTCATTTTATGGATCGAATTTTAATATCGAATACTGACTTCACGGATTTGAACGGTGGTAAGGAGAATCAGTTTGTTTTTGGGGAGGTTACTCAGGCGGCACTACTCGGTGTTGATTTAAAAAAAACAACGTTAACAAAGTATAGAGCGTTGAAGAATTATGCTTGGCCAAAAGTTCTGGTAGACCAAAGTCATCCTAATATATGGCAGGTTGAGAATTTGCTGGCCAAATTTCCTGAGGCTAAATTTGTTGGTATGGTCAGAGACCCTTTATCCGTAACCTATTCCACATTGCACCATTCGGGCGTTGCTAGTTGGGCCGAAAATTACGAAAACTTTCCAGTTCCTAACCGGTTCTTGGGAGTCAGTGATGAAAATATCGGTCATTATAAGAGGTATAGTTTGGCTCAGCGAAGTGCTTTGCGCTGGGCCGTGCATATGGAAAGACTGGACAACTTAAAGCGAAAGTATCCTGATTCAGTCTTTATAATGAATTATGAACAGCTTTGCGTTAGTCCGGAAGTGCAGTTGCATAAACTTTCAGATTTTTTAGGCTGTAAAAACGATTTTAAAGGGCCGGTAGTAGAAACGAGTGCGCTATATAAAAAAAATAAGCTAAAAGAGAAGTCTGATGTTCTATTGATAGTCAAGGGGTATTTCTCCTCCAATCCGTTACCGGATGAAAAGTACATACCATTGTCTGATTATTTTTACGTTAAGAATGAACCGGAGAAATGACTGTGGTAGCGCTTTTTAGGAGGGTGTTGAATCTTTCTGGTCGATTTTTATCCGATTTATTGTTTATAAAGGTTCTTGGTAGAGTTCCGGTTTATTATTATGCCGGTGAGTTAAATGTAGGGGATGCATTAAATCCATTTTTAATCGAAAAAGTGGTCGGTAGAAAGGCTTATCAAGTTAAAACTAAATTCTTTCGTCATCTTCTTGTTGTTGGAAGTGTCATTCAACATGCTAACAAAAACAGCTTGGTGTTTGGTAGTGGTGTTATTTCATCTGATCTCTTGGTTGAGAATAAAGAGTTTTTAGGGATAGGCGCGTTGCGTGGAAAGTGGACGCGAGATTATTTGCTTGAAAATTGTCGGAATATTGATGCTGGCGACGTATTAAATATTCCTCTTGGCGATCCGGCTCTTCTGCTGCCAAAGGTTTATCCTTTGTTGCCAATAAAAAAAATATATCGTATCGGTGTTATACCTCACTATGTGGATAAGTCATGCGAAGTTGTCAATAATTTTCGTGTAAATCTTCGAGAGGATGTTGTTCTTATTGATGTCCAGCAGGAAGTGGTGCCATTTTTAACTGATCTTTCCAGGTGTGATTTTGTGATTTCATCGTCACTGCACGGGCTGATTTTAGCGGATGCCTACGGTGTTCCAAATGTCTGGTGTCGTTTTAGTGACAATCTTTTGGGGGGGGATTTTAAATTTTTGGATTATTATTCTGTGACAGATGCTGTTAGTCCAAAGGCTATTTTTATTGGTTCAGAAAAAAAGCTTCAAGAGCTAGTAGATGATGTGGCGTCCATGGCGACTATCAAAAAGTATCAGGGAGATCTAAACGCCCTCTATTCAGGCTTTAGAAGTATTGTCAATAAATGTTAATTTTAGCGAGTAAAAAAAGAGTTGATTTAAAATGCCTCTAAGTCGGCCCGATGTCAGCATAATTGTTCCGATCTACAATGCTGAAGATTTTCTTGAAAGGTGCTTATTTTCATTAAGTTGCCAGTTTGGAGTTTCATTAGAAATCATCTTGGTTAATGATGGCTCCACGGATTCTTCAGCAGCTTTAGCAAGTAAGTTTTTAGACGATGCAAGGTTTAAATATTTTTTAAAGAAGAATGGTGGCGCGGCATCAGCTAGAAATTTTGGTATTCGTGTAGCTGCCGGTCGATATCTTGCGTTCGTCGACAGTGATGATGTTTTGAGTCCGAGATTCTCAAACCTGTTTGTACGAGAAGCTGATCGGACTAGTGCGGATATTGTATCTGGAAGGAAATGTAGTTTTACTGGTGAGTTTTACTTCCGAGAAGAAAGAGTTGATTTTTGTGAGGTTTCTAGCTTGGAACTCATAAGAAATGGATTTTCAGCATGTGGTCGTTTGTTTCGTCGCAGCTTGTTTGAGAATGAAGAATATCTCTTTCCTGAAGGTGTATGGGCCGAGGATAATGGTTACATACCATATTTAGCTTCGAGGGCAAGGTCGATAATTCATACGGATTCGATTTTCTATGGATACAGAGCTTCCGTTGAAGGAAGTACTTCTACATCGTTAAGGTGTGTTCTTGATACTCCGAAGTCGATGATGTATCTGTTTAAAATTTGTGATGAGGAAGCACTTATCGTCTACACGCTATTTATGTCTCTGGCCTCAGCTATATGCAGGACTCAGAATCGAGATTTTAAAGATAGGTTGTCATTGAAGGAGTTTATGTCGCTAGAGGATACGAAGTCTCTGCTCTCATTGATCCGAGATATTCCTTTTTTAAAGTACTCTACGAATTTTTCGAAATTGGGTCTGGTCGAGTTTTTAATTTTTTGCTTGTTTTTGAAAGGTTCTCATTTTTCTGGGGTCGCTCTTTTTAATATTAGAAGAATGAAATCTTTCGTCTCCAGTTTCAGGAGGTCGATTTAAAGGTTTTGTAGTCTTAAGAAAATTCGTTTAATTTTTGGATATTGATATGATGTCAATCTTAAGCCTGATCGGCCGAGAAAAAGAACTCTTCTCCAGCGACATTACCAACCACGAAAGCCAACTAGCTGAAATCGTCAGCAACTCCAGCTTCCTCGTCCTCGGCGGAGCCGGCTCCATAGGCCAGGCCGTCACCAAAGAAATCTTCAAGCGCAACCCCGCCAAACTCCACGTAGTAGACATCAGTGAAAACAATCTGGTTGAACTTGTGCGCGATATCCGCAGCAGCTTCGGTTACATCCCGGGCGATTTCCGCACCTTCGCACTGGACATCGGTTCGCTCGAGTACGATGCCTTCTTTAAGGCCGACGGCGGCTACGATTACATTCTGAACCTCTCCGCCCTAAAGCACGTGCGTAGCGAGAAAGACCCCTACACCCTGATGCGCATGGTGGATGTAAACGTTTTCAATACCGACAAAACGCTGCGGCAGGCGATTGATGCTGGCGCCAAAAAATACTTCTGCGTGTCTACCGATAAGGCGGCAAACCCGGTCAATATGATGGGGGCGTCCAAGCGCATCATGGAAATGTTCCTGATGCGCAGAAGCATGCAGATGGACATTTCCACCGCCCGCTTTGCCAACGTAGCGTTTTCTGATGGTTCCCTGCTGCATGGTTTTAACCAGCGCCTGGAAAAACGCCAGCCGATTGTTGCGCCGAACGATGTTCGTCGTTATTTCGTTACTCCGAAAGAGTCCGGTGAGCTGTGCCTGATGTCTTGCATCTTTGGCGACAATCGGGACATCTTCTTCCCGAAGCTCAGCGAAGAGCTTCACCTGATTTCGTTTGCCGATATCGCCGTGAAGTACCTGGAGGCAAAGGGCTTTGAGCCGGTGCTGTGCAGTGATGAAGACGAGGCCCGGGAACTGGCGAAAACGCTTCCGGAGCAGGGCAAGTGGCCATGCCTGTTCACCTCCAGCGATACTACCGGTGAGAAAGATTTTGAAGAGTTCTTCACCGATCAGGAAACGCTGGATATGGAACGCTTCGAGAATCTTGGCATCATCAAGAACGAAGCCGATTTTGATGCGCAATTGCTGGCGGAGTTTGAAGATCAGATAGCCGCGATGAAGCAAGACCTGGCCTGGGGCAAGCAGGACCTGGTGGATTTGTTCTACCGCATGATTCCGGATTTCGGGCACAAAGAAACCGGCAAATATCTCGACAGCAAAATGTGAGGCAGCTTTGAGCGACCAACTGATCCGGTTTGTCAGAGACTATTTCGGAACCAACGAGTTTATCCCGCTTCACGCCCCGGTATTTCCCGGCCGTGAGAAGGAATACGTGGCCGACACCATCGAGTCTACCTTTGTCTCCAGCGTTGGCGCCTATGTGGACCGGTTCGAGCGGGATATGGCCAATTACACCTGCTCGCCCAAGGCGGTCGCCACGGTTAACGGAACGGCTGCCCTGCACATTGCATTGAATCTTGCGGGCGTAGAGGCGGGTGACCTGGTCATTACTCAGCCGCTCACCTTTGTCGCCACCTGTAATGCTATCGCTTACTGCAATGCTGAGCCTGTGTTTATCGATGTAGACAGGGACACGTTGGGGTTGTCCGCCAGGGCGATGGAAACTTGGCTGGACGAGCATGCAAAGCTGGACTCCGAAGGCGTTTGCCGCACCCGCGCAGATAACAAGGTGGTTCGGGCCTGTTTGCCCATGCACACCTTCGGCCATCCTGCGGATCTGGACGGTCTGGTGTCGGTCACCCGCCGCTGGAATATTGCGTTGGTAGAAGACGCGGCCGAATCTCTGGGTAGCTATTACAAGGGTAAGCACACCGGTACCTTTGGCGCGCTGGGCACGCTCAGCTTTAATGGCAATAAAATCATGACCACCGGTGGTGGCGGGATGATCCTGGCCGGTGAGGCGTTGGCCACTCGCGCCAAACACCTGACCACCACCGCTAAGAAGCCGCATCCCTTCGAGTACATACACGACGAGCTGGGCTACAACTACCGGTTACCCAACCTGAATGCGGCACTGGGCTGTGCCCAGCTGGAGCAGCTGGAAACCTTCATCGAGGCCAAGCGGGCCTTAGCTGGCGCCTACGAAGGGTTCTTCTCAGGCACAGACCTGGAGTTCGTGAAGGAGCCTGAAAACTGCCGCTCGAATTACTGGTTAAACGCGGTTATCTGTGAGGACAAAGCCCACAGAGATGAGTTGCTTGAAACCACCAACCAGCAAGGGATCATGACCCGGCCCATCTGGGCGTTGATGAACCATCTGACCATGTATCAGAGCTGTCGCCGTGGTGATCTGAATAATTCGGAGTGGCTGGAAGCGCGGGTGGTGAACTTGCCTAGCAGCGTAGTGACTAAGTGACCGTAATGAACCAGATAGGCATTTTCGGAACATCAGGTATGGCGAGGGAAGCCGGCGATATTGCCTGGGCGCTCGGTCTTGAGCCTATTTATATTGCCCGTGATGAGGCGGAATTGAGGGCCTGGTGTTTTTCAGCAAAGGTAATTCTGGAGCAGGATGTCGACCAATACACAGACATGCCGTTTGTGATTGGGATTGGTGAAAACAATATCCGCAGAGCGGTTGCTGAACGCTTTAAAGATTTGCTCTCGTTCACCAACCTGGTTCACCCGAGCGCCACCTTTGGGTGCGGTCAACGGGATGTGCTTGAACATTGCAAAGGCACGATTATGGCCGCCGGCGCGCGCTTTACCAGCGGTATCACTGTCGGGGATTTTTGTATATTTAACCAGAACACCACGATTGCCCACGATTGCAGGGTGGAGAGCTATGTCCATGTGGCCCCGGGCGCTAATCTTTCCGGCAATGTCCATTTAAAGCAAGGCTGCTGGGTAGGCGCGGGTGCCGTGATTAATCAGGGCAGCAACACCAAAAAACGTGTGGTCGGCGAAAATACCATGGTGGGCTCCGGAGCGGTGGTGATTAATGATTGCGAAGCCCATGCCGTGTATGCAGGTGTCCCTGCAAAGAGGATTAAATGAAGACGCTTATTATTGCTGAAGCCGGTGTTAACCATAATGGTGATATGGCTTTGGCCAAAGAACTGATTGCAGCTGCCGCTGATGCCGGGGCAGACCTGGTGAAGTTTCAGACGTTCATAGCTGCAAATATTATCTCCCGAAGCGCTCCCAAGGCGGAGTATCAGAAAGGCGCCACTGACCCTCAGGAGTCGCAGCAGGAGATGGTTCGTAAGCTTGAGCTGACTCGGGAGAACCATCTGGAGCTGATCGCCGAATGCAAAAAGCAGGGTATCGGTTTTTTCTCCACTGCTTTTGATCAAGACAGTATCGATTTGCTCGAGGAGTTGGGTGGTTCTGATATCGTTAAGGTGCCTTCCGGCGAATTAACCAACCTCCCGTATCTGCGCTACCTGACGCGCCACGGAAAACGCGTGCTGCTATCAACCGGCATGGCAGATCTGGGCGAGATCGAAGCCGCGATTAACGTGGTGGAACAGGCAGGCACCCCCAGAGATAAAATCACTGTTCTGCATTGCACCACCGAATACCCCACACCCATGGAAGACGTGAATCTCCGCGCCATGGTCAACATTGGCAAGGCGTTTGGGGTATCGGTGGGGTACTCGGACCACACGCCAGGCATTGAAGTACCCATCGCCGCAGTTGCTCTGGGTGCGACCGTGATTGAAAAGCATTTCACTCTGGACCGCACTCTGCCAGGGCCGGATCACCGCGCCAGTCTGGAGCCCGATGAGCTGAAAGCCATGGTGCAAGGCATCCGTAATATTGAGAAGGCGCTGGGGGATGGCATCAAACGACCCAGTCCCAGCGAACTAAAGAACAAGCCTATTGCCCGAAAGTCGCTGGTGGCCGCTCGTCCCATCAAGGCAGGGGAAGCGTTCACTGAAGATAACCTGATGGCCAAGCGCCCGGGCACGGGCATTTCGCCCATGCAGTGGGATGACGTGATCGGCCGCACGGCGCCCCGTGATTTCAGTGAAGACGAGTTGATCGAACTATGACTCGCAAGGTTTGTGTGGTTACCGGTACCAGGGCCGAGTTTGGGTTGTTGCGTTGGTTGATGGGTGAGATCCAAAGCCACCCGCAGCTGGAGCTTCAGGTGGTTGCGACCGGAATGCATTTGTCACCCGAGTTCGGTTCTACCTATCGCGAGATCGAAGAAGCGGGCTTTGAGATTAACGCCCGAGTGGAAATGCTCCTGAGCTCAGATACCAACACGGCAGTGACCAAATCCATGGGCCTTGGCGTGATCGGGTTTGCCGATGCCTACGAGCGCCTGGCCCCGGATATGGTGGTGGTATTGGGGGATCGTTTCGAGATATTCGCCGCCACCTCTGCCGCTTTGATCGCGGGTGTTCCCGTTGCACATTTGCATGGTGGCGAGACGACAGAAGGCGCCTTTGACGAAGCCATCCGCCATTCCATTACCAAAATGTCTCACCTGCACTTTGTGGCGGCAGAGGAATATCGCCAGCGGGTGATTCAGCTTGGAGAACACCCGGGCAGGGTGTTCAACTTTGGTGGCATGGGCATTGATGCCATCAAACGCATCAAGCTGCTCAGCCGGGAGGAACTGGAGAGCTCGCTGGAACTCAGCCTTGGTGCAAAGAGCTTGCTGGTGACTTTCCATCCGGTGACTCTGGAAGACGAGACCAGCTCGGCCGCCCAGATGGGTGAACTGCTGGCCGCTTTGGAAGGGCTGGACGATACCACCCTGATCTTTACCATGCCGAACGCTGACACCGGAGGCCGGGAGCTTAGTGCCATGGTTCGGGAGTTCGCCCAAGGGCACCCCAATGCGAAGGTGTATACGTCGCTTGGCCAGCTCCGTTACTTCTCCTGCCTGGCGCAGATAGATGGCGTGGTCGGTAACTCCTCCAGTGGTCTGGCAGAAGCGCCGTCCTTCAATATTGGCACCGTAAATATCGGCGATCGCCAGAAAGGCCGGCTGAAAGCAAATAGTGTGATTGACTGCGAGCCGAACCGCGAGGCCATTCAGGCTGCGCTGAAAACTCTCTACTCTGCCGAGTTTCAGGCCAGTCTTGCTGCTGTTTCCAACCCCTACGGAAACGGCGGTGCCAGTGAAGCGATTGTCAAAGTACTTGCGGAATACCCATTGGAAAATATCCGCAAGAAACAGTTT is part of the Marinobacter sp. JH2 genome and encodes:
- a CDS encoding sulfotransferase; the protein is MDRILISNTDFTDLNGGKENQFVFGEVTQAALLGVDLKKTTLTKYRALKNYAWPKVLVDQSHPNIWQVENLLAKFPEAKFVGMVRDPLSVTYSTLHHSGVASWAENYENFPVPNRFLGVSDENIGHYKRYSLAQRSALRWAVHMERLDNLKRKYPDSVFIMNYEQLCVSPEVQLHKLSDFLGCKNDFKGPVVETSALYKKNKLKEKSDVLLIVKGYFSSNPLPDEKYIPLSDYFYVKNEPEK
- a CDS encoding UDP-N-acetylglucosamine 4,6-dehydratase gives rise to the protein MMSILSLIGREKELFSSDITNHESQLAEIVSNSSFLVLGGAGSIGQAVTKEIFKRNPAKLHVVDISENNLVELVRDIRSSFGYIPGDFRTFALDIGSLEYDAFFKADGGYDYILNLSALKHVRSEKDPYTLMRMVDVNVFNTDKTLRQAIDAGAKKYFCVSTDKAANPVNMMGASKRIMEMFLMRRSMQMDISTARFANVAFSDGSLLHGFNQRLEKRQPIVAPNDVRRYFVTPKESGELCLMSCIFGDNRDIFFPKLSEELHLISFADIAVKYLEAKGFEPVLCSDEDEARELAKTLPEQGKWPCLFTSSDTTGEKDFEEFFTDQETLDMERFENLGIIKNEADFDAQLLAEFEDQIAAMKQDLAWGKQDLVDLFYRMIPDFGHKETGKYLDSKM
- a CDS encoding glycosyltransferase family 2 protein, which codes for MPLSRPDVSIIVPIYNAEDFLERCLFSLSCQFGVSLEIILVNDGSTDSSAALASKFLDDARFKYFLKKNGGAASARNFGIRVAAGRYLAFVDSDDVLSPRFSNLFVREADRTSADIVSGRKCSFTGEFYFREERVDFCEVSSLELIRNGFSACGRLFRRSLFENEEYLFPEGVWAEDNGYIPYLASRARSIIHTDSIFYGYRASVEGSTSTSLRCVLDTPKSMMYLFKICDEEALIVYTLFMSLASAICRTQNRDFKDRLSLKEFMSLEDTKSLLSLIRDIPFLKYSTNFSKLGLVEFLIFCLFLKGSHFSGVALFNIRRMKSFVSSFRRSI
- a CDS encoding LegC family aminotransferase, whose product is MSDQLIRFVRDYFGTNEFIPLHAPVFPGREKEYVADTIESTFVSSVGAYVDRFERDMANYTCSPKAVATVNGTAALHIALNLAGVEAGDLVITQPLTFVATCNAIAYCNAEPVFIDVDRDTLGLSARAMETWLDEHAKLDSEGVCRTRADNKVVRACLPMHTFGHPADLDGLVSVTRRWNIALVEDAAESLGSYYKGKHTGTFGALGTLSFNGNKIMTTGGGGMILAGEALATRAKHLTTTAKKPHPFEYIHDELGYNYRLPNLNAALGCAQLEQLETFIEAKRALAGAYEGFFSGTDLEFVKEPENCRSNYWLNAVICEDKAHRDELLETTNQQGIMTRPIWALMNHLTMYQSCRRGDLNNSEWLEARVVNLPSSVVTK
- the neuB gene encoding N-acetylneuraminate synthase; the protein is MKTLIIAEAGVNHNGDMALAKELIAAAADAGADLVKFQTFIAANIISRSAPKAEYQKGATDPQESQQEMVRKLELTRENHLELIAECKKQGIGFFSTAFDQDSIDLLEELGGSDIVKVPSGELTNLPYLRYLTRHGKRVLLSTGMADLGEIEAAINVVEQAGTPRDKITVLHCTTEYPTPMEDVNLRAMVNIGKAFGVSVGYSDHTPGIEVPIAAVALGATVIEKHFTLDRTLPGPDHRASLEPDELKAMVQGIRNIEKALGDGIKRPSPSELKNKPIARKSLVAARPIKAGEAFTEDNLMAKRPGTGISPMQWDDVIGRTAPRDFSEDELIEL
- the neuC gene encoding UDP-N-acetylglucosamine 2-epimerase, whose amino-acid sequence is MTRKVCVVTGTRAEFGLLRWLMGEIQSHPQLELQVVATGMHLSPEFGSTYREIEEAGFEINARVEMLLSSDTNTAVTKSMGLGVIGFADAYERLAPDMVVVLGDRFEIFAATSAALIAGVPVAHLHGGETTEGAFDEAIRHSITKMSHLHFVAAEEYRQRVIQLGEHPGRVFNFGGMGIDAIKRIKLLSREELESSLELSLGAKSLLVTFHPVTLEDETSSAAQMGELLAALEGLDDTTLIFTMPNADTGGRELSAMVREFAQGHPNAKVYTSLGQLRYFSCLAQIDGVVGNSSSGLAEAPSFNIGTVNIGDRQKGRLKANSVIDCEPNREAIQAALKTLYSAEFQASLAAVSNPYGNGGASEAIVKVLAEYPLENIRKKQFYNLSANDFS
- a CDS encoding polysaccharide pyruvyl transferase family protein produces the protein MVALFRRVLNLSGRFLSDLLFIKVLGRVPVYYYAGELNVGDALNPFLIEKVVGRKAYQVKTKFFRHLLVVGSVIQHANKNSLVFGSGVISSDLLVENKEFLGIGALRGKWTRDYLLENCRNIDAGDVLNIPLGDPALLLPKVYPLLPIKKIYRIGVIPHYVDKSCEVVNNFRVNLREDVVLIDVQQEVVPFLTDLSRCDFVISSSLHGLILADAYGVPNVWCRFSDNLLGGDFKFLDYYSVTDAVSPKAIFIGSEKKLQELVDDVASMATIKKYQGDLNALYSGFRSIVNKC